One part of the Brevundimonas sp. NIBR11 genome encodes these proteins:
- a CDS encoding helix-turn-helix transcriptional regulator, translated as MPSITEAATLGDGLRKARELSGKSMAELAADTRVHERYLQALEENNQSALPSRVFAIGYVRAYAHALGLDEQLAVERYKRETPDGSVPLQAPTGVAFEEVRRYSPRIIGVVVILAVAVIGWNVFQRVSLIRAPQPSDIAEVPESWSLGDVPGQEHLRVGAPHPAPADQTTPALYITPGLEAQLTGIDPADTAAIAAATAAPTAPVQAAFNPRGAIYGASATASQVVLQARKAGALVVRLGDGQVLFARQLAAGEAWRAPIGVAATIDVSDPTAFDVYLNGEHGGGLTGVLTPLNQLNTRAAGMARQTAARIEAETQAAQAAAARAAAQAAQQTQAAVVQTVSTGQQTLVR; from the coding sequence GTGCCCTCCATCACAGAGGCAGCGACTCTGGGCGACGGCCTGCGCAAGGCGCGGGAACTGTCGGGCAAGTCCATGGCCGAACTGGCCGCGGATACGCGAGTGCACGAACGCTATCTCCAGGCCCTGGAAGAGAACAACCAGTCGGCCCTGCCGTCGCGCGTCTTCGCCATCGGTTACGTGCGCGCCTACGCCCACGCGCTCGGGCTGGACGAACAGCTGGCCGTCGAGCGCTACAAGCGCGAGACGCCGGACGGCTCGGTGCCGCTTCAGGCTCCGACCGGCGTCGCCTTCGAGGAAGTCCGTCGCTATTCGCCGCGCATCATCGGCGTGGTCGTCATCCTGGCCGTGGCCGTCATCGGCTGGAACGTGTTTCAGCGCGTCAGCCTGATCCGTGCGCCCCAGCCCTCGGACATCGCCGAGGTCCCGGAAAGCTGGAGCCTGGGCGACGTGCCGGGCCAAGAGCACCTGCGTGTCGGCGCCCCGCATCCGGCGCCCGCCGACCAGACCACCCCGGCCCTCTACATCACGCCCGGCCTCGAAGCCCAGCTGACCGGCATCGACCCGGCCGACACCGCCGCGATCGCCGCCGCCACGGCCGCCCCGACCGCCCCGGTTCAGGCCGCCTTCAACCCGCGCGGCGCCATCTACGGCGCATCGGCCACCGCCTCCCAGGTCGTGCTCCAGGCCAGGAAGGCCGGCGCCCTGGTCGTGCGCCTGGGCGATGGACAGGTTCTGTTCGCCCGCCAGCTGGCCGCCGGCGAGGCCTGGCGCGCACCCATCGGCGTGGCCGCCACCATCGACGTGTCGGACCCGACCGCCTTCGACGTCTATCTGAACGGCGAGCACGGCGGCGGCCTGACCGGCGTCCTGACCCCGCTGAACCAGCTGAACACCCGCGCCGCCGGCATGGCGCGTCAGACCGCCGCCCGGATCGAGGCCGAGACCCAGGCCGCCCAGGCCGCCGCCGCCCGCGCCGCCGCCCAGGCCGCCCAGCAGACACAGGCCGCCGTGGTCCAGACGGTCTCGACGGGACAACAGACGCTGGTCCGCTGA
- a CDS encoding aspartate kinase, with translation MTRPTNTRLVMKFGGTSMGDLERIRRAARIVAAEVKAGHSVAVVVSAMAGKTNELVAWTDGAGAAAPGLPLSDDEYDVVVASGEQVTSGLLALTLRNMGFNARSWMGWQVPILTDEDHARARIVDVPGDVLGAALDAGEIAIIPGFQGVSPTNRITTLGRGGSDTSAVAVAAALGCACDIYTDVDGVYTTDPRIVAKARRLEKVSYEEMLEMASLGAKVLQTRSVELAMGMQVPVRVLSSFIEADENGHLPAKAGTLICDEEEIVEKRIVSGVTMSRDEARITLLGLADRVDAPADVFTRLAEASVNVDMIVQSQARTEGAVNLTFTTGRRDATRAADLMSAAKAEIGFEELRVDEDVAKVSVVGVGMRSHAGVAQTMFKALADKGIKFQAISTSEIKISVLIDAAYAELAVRALHSAYGLEAV, from the coding sequence ATGACGCGGCCGACCAACACGCGACTGGTGATGAAGTTCGGCGGCACCTCCATGGGCGACCTGGAGCGTATCCGCCGCGCCGCCCGCATCGTCGCCGCAGAGGTCAAGGCCGGCCATTCGGTGGCTGTCGTCGTCTCGGCCATGGCCGGCAAGACCAACGAACTGGTCGCCTGGACCGACGGCGCCGGCGCGGCCGCCCCCGGCCTGCCGCTGTCGGACGATGAGTACGACGTCGTCGTGGCCTCGGGCGAACAGGTGACCTCGGGTCTTCTGGCCCTGACGCTGCGCAACATGGGGTTCAACGCCCGCAGCTGGATGGGCTGGCAGGTGCCGATCCTGACGGACGAGGACCACGCTCGCGCCCGCATCGTCGATGTTCCGGGCGATGTGCTGGGCGCCGCGCTCGACGCCGGCGAGATCGCCATCATTCCCGGCTTCCAGGGGGTGTCCCCGACCAACCGCATCACGACCCTGGGTCGGGGCGGGTCGGACACGTCTGCGGTCGCGGTGGCCGCCGCTCTGGGCTGCGCCTGCGACATCTATACCGACGTGGACGGGGTCTACACGACCGATCCACGCATCGTGGCCAAGGCCCGGCGGCTGGAGAAGGTCTCCTACGAGGAGATGCTGGAAATGGCGTCGCTGGGCGCCAAGGTGCTTCAGACCCGGTCGGTCGAACTGGCCATGGGGATGCAGGTCCCGGTGCGGGTCCTGTCCAGCTTCATCGAGGCCGATGAGAACGGCCATCTGCCCGCCAAGGCCGGCACCCTGATCTGCGACGAGGAGGAAATCGTGGAAAAACGCATCGTGTCCGGCGTGACCATGAGCCGTGACGAGGCCCGTATCACCCTGTTGGGCCTGGCTGACCGGGTCGACGCTCCCGCCGACGTCTTCACCCGCCTGGCTGAGGCCAGCGTCAACGTGGACATGATCGTCCAGTCCCAGGCCCGCACGGAAGGCGCAGTCAACCTGACCTTCACCACCGGCCGCCGCGACGCGACCCGCGCCGCCGACCTCATGAGCGCCGCCAAGGCCGAGATCGGCTTCGAGGAACTGCGCGTCGACGAGGACGTGGCCAAGGTCTCGGTCGTCGGCGTCGGCATGCGCAGTCACGCCGGCGTCGCCCAGACCATGTTCAAGGCCCTGGCGGACAAGGGGATCAAATTCCAGGCCATCTCGACCTCGGAGATCAAGATCAGCGTCCTGATCGACGCCGCCTATGCCGAACTGGCCGTGCGAGCGCTTCACTCGGCCTATGGGCTGGAAGCGGTCTAG
- the ubiG gene encoding bifunctional 2-polyprenyl-6-hydroxyphenol methylase/3-demethylubiquinol 3-O-methyltransferase UbiG, with translation MRKPQTQQGFSDVAEGASIDPADVARFSAQAAEWWDAKGPFAPLHKFNPARLTFIRRSLAEHFGRHTKARAAFEGLSLIDIGCGGGLIAEPMRRMGFQVTAVDASSENIGTARAHAAEQGLDIAYRAATVEQVEAEAAGPFDVVLVLEIIEHVADPEAFLRACSRLVAPGGIMIVATLNRTLKSLALGKFAAEYVLRWVPAGTHDWRQFLKPQEIRDMLEGEPFTITGPFGLKYNPLSGRWSEGAEAEINYMMLAARD, from the coding sequence ATGCGCAAACCCCAAACGCAGCAAGGTTTTTCCGATGTGGCCGAAGGCGCCTCGATCGACCCCGCCGATGTGGCCCGCTTCTCGGCCCAGGCGGCGGAGTGGTGGGACGCCAAGGGACCCTTCGCGCCCCTGCACAAGTTCAATCCGGCGCGGCTGACCTTCATCCGCCGGAGCCTGGCTGAACACTTCGGCCGCCACACGAAAGCGCGGGCCGCGTTCGAGGGGTTGAGCCTGATCGACATCGGCTGCGGCGGAGGCCTGATCGCCGAGCCGATGCGGCGGATGGGGTTTCAGGTCACCGCCGTCGACGCCTCGTCGGAGAATATCGGCACCGCCCGCGCCCATGCGGCCGAGCAGGGACTGGACATCGCCTATCGAGCCGCGACGGTCGAACAGGTTGAGGCGGAAGCTGCGGGGCCTTTCGATGTTGTCCTGGTGCTGGAGATCATCGAGCATGTGGCCGATCCGGAGGCCTTCCTGCGCGCCTGTTCGCGGCTGGTGGCTCCGGGTGGGATCATGATCGTCGCCACCCTGAACCGCACCCTGAAGTCGCTGGCCCTAGGCAAGTTCGCGGCCGAATACGTGCTGCGCTGGGTGCCGGCCGGGACTCACGACTGGCGTCAGTTCCTGAAGCCCCAGGAGATCCGCGACATGCTGGAGGGCGAACCCTTCACGATCACCGGTCCGTTCGGCCTGAAGTACAATCCGCTGTCCGGCCGCTGGAGCGAGGGCGCCGAGGCGGAGATCAACTACATGATGCTGGCCGCGCGGGACTGA
- the ptsP gene encoding phosphoenolpyruvate--protein phosphotransferase: protein MTRGPRVLLRQIREAMADGGPAQGRLDVVVRTIAQSMVAEVCSIYLRRASGELELFATQGLNPDAVHNTRLKPGEGLVGEVARLAQPISLSDAPSHPSFSYRPETGEDPYHAFLGAPLLRGGRAIGVLVVQNRAERRYDEDEVEDIQTIAMVLAETVASGELMALEELRDVEVAPHRPERIKGQRFAEGLAFGHVVLHEAPLAPERLLAENQQVEEIRLREGLRTLKASIDALLDGGQGKLSGQSFEVLETYRMFADDRGWNRSLEEAVRGGLTAEAAVDRVRNEHRARFAQARDPYIKERLHDFEDLANRLLRVLGGENPGQRELPDDAILVARNLGPADLLEYPRHKLKGLLIEEGSAASHAAIVARALQIPCVGRLQGVRDRLSENDLVIVDGETGEAHLRPRPDMLESVQSRMAVREQRQAEFAKLRDVPAVTADGTRITLLTNAGLAVDLENLDETGAEGIGLFRTEFQFMVSEELPRLNSQTALYKLVLDAARDRPVTFRTLDIGGDKVLPYMETTEREENPALGRRAIRLGLDRPSLLRLQLRALLAAGAGRELRVMFPMIATVDEFRAARELVDVECDWARRRGRPLPATLRVGAMIECPSLLWHLDALLPLTDFVSVGSNDLFQYMYAADRTNPLVSDRFDPLSPPALRALQAIQKACLETGTPVSVCGELAGRPLEAFALLCLGFTRLSAPAGGVGPVKRMILSTDLTAARRGMNNLLGSSAGSIRSEIESLARKLNVGL from the coding sequence ATGACCAGGGGACCCCGCGTCCTCCTGCGCCAGATCCGTGAGGCGATGGCCGACGGCGGCCCGGCGCAGGGTCGCCTCGACGTCGTCGTGCGCACCATCGCCCAGTCGATGGTGGCCGAAGTCTGCTCCATCTATCTGCGGCGCGCGTCGGGCGAGCTCGAGCTGTTCGCCACCCAGGGCCTGAACCCCGACGCGGTTCACAACACCCGGCTGAAGCCCGGCGAGGGTCTGGTGGGCGAGGTCGCGCGCCTGGCCCAGCCGATCAGCCTGTCAGACGCACCGTCTCACCCCAGCTTCTCCTACCGGCCGGAAACGGGCGAGGATCCGTATCACGCCTTCCTCGGCGCCCCCCTGCTGCGCGGCGGTCGGGCCATCGGGGTGCTCGTCGTCCAGAACCGGGCCGAGCGTCGCTATGACGAGGACGAGGTCGAGGACATCCAGACCATCGCCATGGTCCTGGCCGAGACTGTCGCCTCGGGCGAGCTGATGGCGCTGGAGGAGCTGCGCGACGTCGAGGTCGCGCCCCACCGCCCCGAACGCATCAAGGGACAGAGGTTCGCGGAAGGGTTGGCTTTCGGTCACGTCGTCCTGCACGAGGCGCCCCTGGCCCCGGAACGGCTGCTGGCCGAGAACCAGCAGGTCGAGGAAATCCGGCTGCGCGAAGGTCTGCGGACGCTGAAGGCCTCCATCGACGCCCTTCTGGACGGCGGTCAGGGCAAGCTGTCGGGCCAGTCCTTCGAGGTCTTGGAAACCTATCGAATGTTCGCTGACGACCGGGGCTGGAACCGGTCGCTGGAGGAGGCCGTGCGAGGCGGCCTGACCGCAGAAGCCGCCGTCGACCGCGTGCGCAACGAGCACCGCGCCCGCTTCGCCCAGGCCCGCGATCCCTACATCAAGGAGCGGCTTCACGACTTCGAGGACCTGGCCAACCGGCTCTTGCGGGTGCTGGGCGGCGAGAACCCCGGTCAGCGGGAGTTGCCCGACGACGCCATCCTGGTGGCCCGCAATCTCGGTCCCGCCGACCTGCTGGAATATCCGCGCCACAAGCTGAAGGGCCTGCTGATCGAGGAGGGCTCGGCCGCCAGCCATGCCGCCATCGTCGCCCGCGCGCTGCAGATCCCCTGCGTCGGCCGCCTTCAAGGTGTACGCGACCGTCTCAGCGAGAACGATCTCGTCATCGTCGACGGCGAGACGGGCGAGGCCCATCTGCGTCCCCGGCCGGACATGCTGGAATCGGTCCAGTCGCGCATGGCCGTGCGTGAACAACGGCAGGCCGAGTTCGCCAAGCTGCGCGACGTCCCGGCCGTCACGGCCGACGGAACGCGCATCACCCTCCTGACCAACGCCGGCCTCGCCGTCGATCTGGAGAACCTGGACGAGACGGGCGCCGAGGGCATCGGCCTGTTCCGCACCGAGTTCCAGTTCATGGTCTCGGAAGAGCTGCCGCGTCTGAACTCCCAGACGGCCCTGTACAAGCTCGTGCTGGACGCGGCCCGGGACCGGCCCGTCACCTTCCGCACCCTCGACATCGGCGGCGACAAGGTCCTGCCGTACATGGAGACAACGGAGCGGGAGGAGAATCCCGCCCTGGGACGGCGCGCCATCCGCCTGGGTCTCGACCGTCCCTCCCTGCTGCGTCTTCAGCTCCGCGCCCTTCTCGCCGCCGGCGCCGGTCGCGAACTCCGGGTCATGTTCCCGATGATCGCCACGGTGGACGAATTCCGCGCCGCGCGGGAGCTGGTCGATGTCGAGTGCGACTGGGCCCGGCGTCGCGGACGCCCCCTGCCGGCCACCCTGCGGGTCGGGGCGATGATCGAATGCCCGAGCCTGCTCTGGCACCTCGATGCGCTTCTGCCCCTGACCGACTTCGTCTCGGTCGGGTCCAACGACCTGTTCCAGTACATGTACGCCGCCGACCGGACCAACCCGCTGGTCTCTGACCGGTTCGATCCCCTGTCGCCGCCTGCGCTCCGGGCGCTGCAGGCCATCCAGAAGGCCTGTCTCGAAACGGGGACGCCCGTCTCGGTCTGCGGCGAGCTGGCCGGCCGTCCTCTGGAGGCCTTCGCCCTGCTCTGTCTCGGCTTCACCCGCCTGTCGGCTCCGGCCGGCGGCGTCGGTCCGGTCAAGCGGATGATCCTGTCGACCGACCTGACGGCTGCGAGGCGCGGGATGAACAACCTGCTCGGATCCTCGGCCGGATCGATCCGGAGCGAAATCGAAAGTCTGGCCCGGAAGTTGAACGTCGGTCTTTGA
- a CDS encoding DUF6597 domain-containing transcriptional factor, which produces MGEGERYDEFPPPPSLAAWVKVIWTYANPAPSDTVQRIAPDGCAELILDIGSPYEEQGPDGGWRLQPPALFAGQMTRPIAIRPVGPVELVAVRFHPDGARDWLGAAVSTATDARLDMVARLKGVAPPPGDPKAQARAMTDRLDALRLEQGWTIDPAVRAEVGSMMDDQPTPDRSPAEQRALQRRFLDRVGISPRMLRSVIRFRRVFDHVQPGEEASGWLEAGLGAGYFDQPQMARDFRRFLGCTATEWAREQVELARAIASQTYKPGPPHSA; this is translated from the coding sequence TTGGGCGAGGGGGAGCGCTACGACGAGTTTCCGCCGCCTCCATCCCTGGCCGCGTGGGTCAAGGTGATCTGGACCTACGCCAACCCCGCCCCCTCCGACACGGTCCAACGCATCGCCCCGGACGGCTGCGCCGAACTGATCCTCGACATCGGCTCGCCCTATGAGGAGCAGGGGCCGGACGGCGGCTGGCGCCTCCAGCCGCCCGCCCTGTTCGCCGGCCAGATGACCCGGCCCATAGCCATTCGTCCGGTCGGCCCGGTCGAACTGGTCGCGGTCCGCTTCCATCCCGACGGAGCCCGCGACTGGCTGGGCGCGGCTGTCAGCACGGCCACCGATGCGCGTCTCGACATGGTCGCCCGGCTGAAGGGCGTCGCCCCGCCCCCCGGCGACCCCAAGGCTCAGGCGAGAGCCATGACGGACCGGCTGGACGCCCTGCGTCTCGAACAGGGCTGGACGATCGACCCGGCGGTGCGCGCCGAGGTCGGGTCCATGATGGACGACCAGCCCACGCCCGACCGCTCTCCCGCCGAGCAGCGCGCCTTGCAGCGCCGCTTCCTCGACCGCGTCGGGATTTCACCCCGGATGCTGCGCTCGGTCATCCGCTTCCGCCGGGTGTTCGACCACGTCCAGCCGGGTGAGGAGGCCTCCGGCTGGCTGGAGGCAGGGTTGGGCGCCGGCTATTTCGATCAGCCGCAGATGGCGCGGGACTTCCGCCGCTTCCTCGGCTGCACCGCGACCGAATGGGCTCGTGAACAGGTCGAACTGGCCCGCGCCATCGCGTCGCAAACCTACAAGCCGGGTCCGCCGCACTCGGCCTAG
- a CDS encoding sulfite exporter TauE/SafE family protein, whose amino-acid sequence METFLLFATVGFVAQAVDGALGMAYGVISSSVLLAFGVPPATASASVHGAEVFTTAASASSHIWHRNVEWRLLVPLAIAGVIGGVLGAYVLAGIDGDVIKPFVVGYLAVMGVYILWRATRDIQPKRIRPAWAVAPLGVVGGFFDAIGGGGWGPTVSSTLVGAGAEPRRAIGTVNTAEFFLTVAISATFVWALVTGHWKDADALTNHAAAVGGLVAGGLLAAPFAGYITKVVPQRALTYAVGGLLLVLAALQGLQLADVI is encoded by the coding sequence ATGGAAACCTTTCTGTTGTTCGCCACGGTGGGCTTCGTCGCCCAGGCGGTCGATGGCGCCCTCGGCATGGCCTATGGGGTGATCTCGTCGTCGGTGCTGTTGGCCTTCGGGGTCCCACCCGCGACGGCCTCGGCCAGCGTGCACGGAGCGGAGGTCTTCACCACGGCCGCTTCCGCCAGCTCGCATATCTGGCACAGGAATGTGGAGTGGCGGCTGCTTGTGCCGTTGGCCATCGCCGGGGTCATCGGCGGGGTGCTGGGCGCCTATGTGCTGGCCGGGATCGACGGCGATGTCATCAAGCCCTTCGTGGTCGGTTATCTGGCGGTCATGGGGGTCTACATCCTGTGGCGGGCGACGCGGGACATCCAGCCGAAACGTATCCGCCCGGCCTGGGCCGTGGCGCCGCTGGGGGTGGTCGGCGGCTTCTTCGACGCCATCGGCGGCGGGGGCTGGGGGCCGACGGTGTCCTCGACGCTGGTCGGAGCGGGCGCCGAGCCGCGCCGGGCCATCGGGACGGTCAACACGGCCGAGTTCTTCCTCACGGTGGCCATTTCGGCGACCTTCGTCTGGGCGCTGGTGACCGGCCATTGGAAGGATGCCGACGCCCTGACCAACCACGCCGCGGCCGTGGGCGGGCTGGTGGCGGGTGGACTGCTGGCCGCGCCGTTCGCCGGCTATATCACCAAGGTCGTGCCACAACGGGCGCTGACCTATGCTGTCGGCGGGCTATTGCTGGTGCTGGCGGCCTTGCAGGGCCTGCAGCTGGCGGACGTGATCTAG
- a CDS encoding GNAT family N-acetyltransferase yields MPEPLNAGWRPMTEADLDRVAEIAVIGFPNHFEGRPMFANRLALNPQGCFVLESGAGLEGYIVAYPWRAEAAPTLNTLIETIPAGAGVMYLHDLALTPAVRGQGWSKPAVQAVVDLAKTGDWATIALVAVNDAVDFWRGHGFEVRETPEMAAKLTSYGSDARYMTRPV; encoded by the coding sequence ATGCCCGAACCCCTGAATGCTGGCTGGCGGCCGATGACCGAGGCGGATCTCGATCGGGTGGCCGAAATCGCGGTCATCGGCTTTCCGAACCATTTCGAGGGGCGGCCGATGTTCGCCAACCGGCTGGCGCTGAACCCTCAGGGCTGTTTCGTGCTGGAGAGCGGGGCAGGGCTGGAGGGCTATATCGTCGCCTATCCCTGGCGGGCCGAGGCAGCACCGACGCTGAACACCCTGATCGAGACGATCCCGGCGGGCGCGGGCGTGATGTATCTGCACGACCTCGCCCTGACCCCGGCTGTGCGAGGTCAGGGCTGGTCGAAGCCGGCCGTGCAGGCGGTGGTCGATCTGGCGAAGACCGGCGACTGGGCGACGATCGCGCTGGTCGCCGTCAACGACGCCGTCGACTTCTGGCGCGGACACGGCTTCGAGGTGCGAGAGACGCCGGAGATGGCGGCCAAACTGACCAGCTACGGCTCCGACGCCCGCTACATGACGCGACCGGTCTAG
- a CDS encoding DUF6265 family protein, with protein MTLAALIAAGLLQAAPATPDLSWMAGYWLDCSNGGEASETWTDPRGGILVGAATTVSRGRASFEFARIAPVDGVVSYVAQPGGAPPTAFGLIEATEGRAVFQNLDNDFPQRVIYQRTGDVLTARIEGHMGDREQSMDWRFDKAELNTRCPNP; from the coding sequence ATGACCCTTGCCGCCCTGATCGCCGCCGGCCTGTTGCAAGCCGCGCCTGCCACCCCCGACCTGTCATGGATGGCCGGCTACTGGCTGGATTGCTCCAATGGGGGCGAGGCGTCGGAGACCTGGACCGACCCGCGCGGAGGAATCCTAGTTGGAGCCGCGACGACGGTTTCGCGGGGGCGAGCCTCGTTCGAGTTCGCCCGGATCGCGCCGGTGGACGGCGTAGTGTCTTATGTCGCCCAGCCCGGCGGGGCGCCGCCGACAGCCTTTGGCCTGATCGAGGCGACGGAAGGTCGCGCGGTGTTCCAGAACCTGGACAACGACTTTCCCCAGCGGGTCATCTATCAGCGGACCGGAGACGTCCTGACGGCCCGGATCGAGGGCCATATGGGCGACCGCGAACAGTCGATGGACTGGCGCTTCGACAAGGCCGAGTTGAATACGAGATGCCCGAACCCCTGA
- a CDS encoding DUF1178 family protein yields MIRYALACDHNHPFEAWFGSSSDYDDQAARGLVECPFCASRAVSKQIMAPAVAGTKKSAPAPDLGKMQAMMMEAAREVRSHVEQNFDYVGDAFAREARDIHEGRSEHREIYGEATPAEVKKLKEDGVPCSPLPPAPVDPSKAN; encoded by the coding sequence GTGATCCGCTACGCCCTCGCCTGCGACCACAACCACCCGTTCGAGGCCTGGTTCGGCTCGTCTTCGGACTACGACGATCAAGCGGCGCGCGGCCTCGTCGAATGCCCCTTCTGTGCTTCGCGCGCCGTGTCGAAACAGATCATGGCCCCGGCCGTGGCGGGCACGAAGAAGTCCGCTCCCGCGCCCGACCTTGGCAAGATGCAGGCGATGATGATGGAGGCCGCCCGCGAGGTCCGCAGCCACGTCGAGCAGAATTTCGACTATGTCGGCGACGCCTTCGCCCGCGAGGCCCGCGACATCCACGAGGGCCGGTCCGAACACCGCGAGATCTACGGTGAGGCGACACCCGCCGAGGTGAAGAAGCTGAAGGAAGACGGCGTTCCCTGTTCGCCCCTGCCGCCGGCCCCGGTCGATCCGTCGAAGGCAAACTGA
- a CDS encoding carbon-nitrogen hydrolase family protein, with translation MSEGATPGLPVALIQTRTPTTQAEALARIEPLIRQAAAEGAKFILTPEGSNLLEQRKDRRGLAIVSERQDAVVVAVRHLAAELGVWILIGSAIVKSEQEGDDRAANRSLLIDANGGIVARYDKLHVFDVDLPNGETYRESSTIRPGDGAVVADTPWGRLGLAVCYDIRFPHLFRRLAKAGASMVSVPAAFTVPTGEAHWETLLRARAIETGAFVLAPAQGGTHEDGRKTWGRSTVVGPWGEVIAKLDHDEPGVLHARLDFAAVEKARSSVPALRHDRDFAGPL, from the coding sequence ATGTCCGAAGGCGCCACTCCAGGTTTGCCCGTCGCCCTGATCCAGACCCGCACCCCGACGACGCAGGCCGAGGCGCTGGCCCGCATTGAGCCCCTGATCCGTCAGGCCGCGGCCGAGGGGGCGAAATTCATCCTGACGCCCGAGGGTTCGAACCTTCTGGAACAACGCAAGGACCGACGTGGCCTCGCCATCGTCAGCGAGCGACAGGACGCGGTGGTCGTGGCCGTGCGCCATCTGGCGGCGGAGTTGGGCGTCTGGATCCTGATCGGATCGGCCATCGTCAAGTCGGAGCAGGAGGGCGACGACCGGGCAGCCAACCGTTCCCTGCTGATCGACGCCAACGGCGGCATCGTGGCCCGGTATGACAAGCTGCACGTCTTCGACGTCGACCTGCCGAATGGCGAGACCTATCGCGAAAGCTCGACCATTCGGCCCGGCGACGGCGCGGTCGTGGCCGATACGCCCTGGGGTCGTCTAGGTCTGGCGGTCTGCTACGACATCCGCTTCCCTCACCTGTTCCGCCGGCTGGCCAAGGCTGGGGCGTCGATGGTTTCGGTCCCCGCCGCCTTCACCGTCCCAACGGGCGAGGCCCACTGGGAGACCCTGCTGCGCGCCCGCGCCATCGAGACCGGCGCCTTTGTCTTGGCCCCCGCACAAGGCGGGACGCACGAGGATGGGCGGAAGACCTGGGGTCGTTCGACCGTCGTGGGTCCCTGGGGCGAGGTGATCGCAAAGCTGGATCACGACGAGCCCGGCGTGCTGCACGCCCGGCTCGACTTCGCCGCCGTTGAGAAGGCCCGATCTTCGGTCCCGGCCCTCCGTCACGACCGTGATTTCGCAGGCCCGCTGTGA
- the ispG gene encoding flavodoxin-dependent (E)-4-hydroxy-3-methylbut-2-enyl-diphosphate synthase, producing MSADHSHIRPWRHIERRKSRQIMVGKVPVGGDAPITVQSMTNTPTSDANATINQIRELEEAGADIVRVSCPDEDSTAAFRTIAREAKVPLVADIHFHYRRGIEAAQAGAACLRINPGNIGNADRVREVIQAAKDHGCSMRIGVNAGSLEKELLEKYGEPCPDAMVESALNHARILQDHDFHEFKISVKASDPFLTVAAYHQLAEAIDCPLHVGVTEAGPLRTGTIKSSIAMGNLLWAGIGDTIRVSLAADPVEEIKVGFDILKSLGLRHRGVNIIACPSCARQGFNVIETVATLEEKLAHIATPMSLSIIGCVVNGPGEALYTDVGFTGGGKGAGMVYLNGKIARKLDNAKMVDEIVELVEAKAAELNAAREAALEAGE from the coding sequence ATGAGCGCTGACCACTCCCACATCCGTCCCTGGCGTCATATCGAGCGCCGCAAGTCCCGCCAGATCATGGTGGGAAAAGTGCCGGTCGGTGGCGATGCGCCCATTACCGTCCAGTCGATGACCAACACTCCGACTTCGGACGCCAACGCCACGATCAACCAGATCCGCGAGCTGGAAGAGGCGGGGGCCGACATCGTCCGCGTCTCCTGCCCCGACGAGGACTCCACCGCCGCCTTCAGGACCATCGCGCGCGAGGCCAAGGTCCCGCTCGTCGCCGACATCCATTTCCACTACCGCCGCGGCATCGAGGCCGCCCAAGCCGGCGCCGCGTGCCTGCGCATCAATCCGGGCAATATCGGCAACGCCGACCGGGTCAGGGAAGTCATCCAGGCCGCCAAGGATCATGGCTGCTCCATGCGCATAGGCGTCAACGCCGGCTCGCTGGAAAAGGAGCTGCTGGAAAAATACGGCGAGCCCTGCCCCGACGCCATGGTCGAGAGCGCGCTGAACCATGCCCGCATCCTCCAGGACCACGACTTCCACGAGTTCAAGATCTCGGTAAAGGCGTCTGACCCCTTCCTGACCGTCGCCGCCTATCACCAGCTGGCCGAAGCCATCGACTGTCCGCTGCATGTCGGCGTGACCGAGGCGGGTCCGCTTCGCACCGGCACGATCAAGTCGTCCATCGCCATGGGCAACCTGTTGTGGGCCGGGATCGGCGACACCATCCGCGTCTCGCTGGCCGCTGACCCGGTCGAGGAGATCAAGGTCGGCTTCGATATCCTGAAGTCGCTGGGCCTGCGCCACAGGGGCGTCAACATCATCGCCTGCCCCTCCTGCGCCCGTCAGGGATTCAACGTCATCGAGACGGTGGCCACCCTGGAGGAGAAGCTGGCCCACATCGCCACCCCGATGTCGCTGTCGATCATCGGCTGCGTCGTCAACGGACCAGGCGAAGCGCTCTACACGGACGTCGGCTTCACCGGCGGCGGCAAGGGCGCGGGCATGGTCTACCTGAACGGCAAGATCGCCCGCAAACTCGACAACGCAAAGATGGTCGACGAGATCGTCGAACTGGTCGAAGCCAAGGCGGCCGAGCTCAACGCAGCCCGCGAGGCGGCGCTCGAAGCCGGCGAATAG